TCCATTTACCATTTCCTCAACAACCTCCGTAGCTCTTTCCAAAATGGATGCAATATGGATCGTGTGTGATGCTAGATCGTGGGAGAAAAATCATCTAATGACCATATTATCAAGTACTTTAACTGAATGACTTGAATCAAAGCTCTATATAACATGaggataaaaattcaaaattttaaactttaaagtaaaatatcctcgtacttaaaaatatataatttaggtTTTAAAAACGTAGAGATATTTCTCAaactctaaaacaaaatacaccaATCAATACCATTGAAGTTTATACAAATGGCAGTTTTTTTCATATGGGTCCATGATTGTCTCACACTCCAATACTTACACTCAATATACACACCCATTAAGAAAGTCTGgaaattggttgaaaaattgTAAATGCTTGATGTCCACATTTTGTGAGTGACGTGTATCAAGTATGGATATTGAAATgtgcaaacaaatttttttgatttattatattcctaaaaaaaatgacaaaggaGATAGTACTTTTTGGGGggagggagagaaggaaacAAAAGGGAAATGACTAGGAAAACACTTGGCATCAAAACCAAGATCAATGTTTGAACCACATGCTCCTTGCCTAAGTGTATTGTTGTTAGCCAATGGGCTGAGATAGCAACCAATACCAATGTATGTGTAGTGTGAAGTTCACATTCTTTCACGCGGTTTGATATCGAGCTGGATGGcgcaagccatggtttgttgcATGCAGTTTCGGGGAAACTGGTCCCGACCCAGAAGAGCCCACACGACATAATTATCTACCTCCTGCTATCGACATaattttgaccaatttttttttttatttaaatttttcattttcgtACTTCCTAggtttttttataatttcttttttttttttttttgttgataaaacCACTTCTTCCTAGGTCTTATCaataaatattgtaaatttgtaaggATGGTCGgtctttacatatatatatatatatatatatatattatttatttatttatttatttataagtaaatataatttattaaggagagagaaggaaaaagagaCTCTAGTCCATTTCGAAAGagtcattttattctttttatataagCATATttaaagtaattgtttttgttagaaattGAGGGTGGGCATGTCCCTCTATATTCCTCACCAAGAATAATATTCAGGAGTTATAGAATAATGTCTGGAACAATTACTCTACCCCACTATGCATACTATCACACTCAATATTAATGGAGTGATGTATATATAAACACTATGAGTGGAGCCCATCATATAATGAACAAAATTTGTATTTCTCATGGTGTTTGCAGAGTATTGTGAGGTTCTTAGGTTGTAAGTTGTGTTGCATCACTCTAGACCATGTAACACTGTCAGAGAAATGTTTTTGTTCGTGGGATAAACAATTTGGAATACAGAACAAGTCTGAATTGCTGGTTTGTGTGAATGTTAGGTCTAGACAACGTAGAACAATCTCAAAACTTTTGTGTGATCATCAGTTTAggtcaagagaagtatgccaaaAAATCGATTGTTAAAATTCCGCTATTTAGGATTCGCTTCTTTTGTGAacctgaaaactttttgctgaaagtactgtagataaaggtaaaaattagctgaaatagtacagcgggacccatgaatagtaccaaagagtgcagtgagacccatgaatagtagcaaaaataaactgagttTTTAAGCAGGTGCCAAACGCACACGTAATCTCTGTTTCTTAAGGTTTTAAACTTATAATTTGCTACCAAGACCTTCTTACTCAATTTTATCACTTCATAgaaataaaaaacctaaaagGGATTGAACATCTTGGACATGCTGCTTAAGTCCATGTCCATGTGCATGATATTATGTGACAATGAcgttaaaaatattacaaattttatatatcatttttataaattattgtgccaaattttaaatataacatatatttttttattaatgatgCTTGTGATGTCACATTGATTGCAATATCAGATTATTATAAACCTTTTATAACAAATTggttaattagtaaattaatataaaatgattataataTAGTTGAGGGAAATATAATTAGCTAGCCATTCAATCATGGTTTTGATATCTTGTGGAGGAGTTCTTAACATTTCCATTGCCCATAGGTAACCTGAACTGAGTAAATTCCATTTTTACAATGGTAGATAATGATGGTAATCTTGTAACAGTtttggaataaaaaagaaactacaGTATTATTAACAAGAAAGGTGGTTACAAGAAGTTTGTAGCTGAAACAGGAGGCAAACCAAGCAAAgcaacaaagaaaatacaaagtGAAAGTATTCCATCTATTGGAAATTTGATCTACTACccacttttttttggtttttgagtaATTCGGTCGACTATTTCAAACCTATTTTTTAAGTACTATTAAGCcaccatgcatttttttttttccccaaaaggGTGAGACTTATGCAACATTACGAGGCTACAATTCTCTCAAAGTGCCCAAGCCTATTATCAGCCAATTTTGTATTATAAGCTGATGTTTTATACTCAAGCCATGTAAACTCTTTGTACAAGCTCGTTTCTCCTTTCATAAGTGCAGGTAATGGAGTTATTTTCTCACTCAAAGGTGGTCCACCAAAATATATCATTGAAACTCTTGATTTCAAGCTGTTTGTCAGAACCCTGTGCCTCACACTTTGGAACCTTCCATTGGTCATAACCTGCACACATCcaccaaccaaccaaaaaaaaaaaaaaaaaaaccccattaaacaaaaattcaatgtTAAAGATAAGATAAACGAAGCAAAACCCATACTAGATAAAACTATTTATTCTTATAATTAGTTTTTGTTGTACACGTATTGAAGGAATAACCAGAAATTCGAAAAGATTTACgtcagtaaaaaaataaatatagggtaaaaaatattttttctttctttttttcttatgggACACGGACAGggcaaaatagttcaaatagtAGCTTAGGTACATGAAAAATTATTGGGGGTGACTATgagagtgatgagtgatgacacAAATAGAATACTAACAAACTATAAACCTCTGTTTTCTATATTTAGAAAGAGAgcccaaaatgaaaataaatcaatcaatcaaacaaaacatgAACAACCCGCTAGCTTGTAAAAGCCAAAGTTGAGTTTGACAAATAATTAGACTCCTATGTAATCCATAGGAATAGGGAATTGGATATTAGAATTAAACTCTGTTTTGGGCTATTAGTACTGTAGCTTTACCTGCAAAGAATCACccacaagaaagaagaatgaGTCCTGATCAGGTGGGACTGAAATCCAATTCCCATTTCTCAGAGAAATTTGAAGGCCAGATGCGTTGTTGGACCTCAGCACAGATATGATTTGAGGGTCAGTGTGCTCTCCAAATCCAACCATATTGCTATCTTCCAAAGCCTGAAAGTCTGGGCATGGAGGGTAGTGATTGAGCCTGAAAACAGAGTCACTCTTTTCATCCTTCAAAAGCTTACTGAACACATTACTTGTTGGAATCTTCAATCCATCAGCCATTAATTCAAGAACCTCACAGGTCATCTCCTTCACAGCTAATATATAGTCATTCAAAGCAGAACTGCAATAACAATAAAACCCAAACATGTTATTTCCCTGTAATAATTACTTGGTGTTggatagtaaaaaaaaaaaaaaaaaagtcgagTTCTAGACATGCAAgttaaccaaaaagaaaaaggttaaaCTAAGTGAATCAAATTCAACTTGTGGTTGTTCGTGTGTGAATTTCATACCGGAAAACTTCTGGGTTTTCTCCAAGAACTGAGAGAAATTTGTGAGAGCATGAATCTGGATTGGTTGTTAAAAGAAGGTATTCGACCCAACCAATATCACCGTTGGGTCCAATACTCTTGTTACCATACCCCATTGGAGTAGGAGGCcctgccttttctttttctgagaGTGGTAAGGAGAAGAATTTAATAGCTTCAGATTCCAAGTTGGTAATAAACTCAAGTGGGACTCCATGATTGATGACCTTGAAGAATCCAAAATCTTCACAGGCCTTGACTATGAGGTTCTTGGAGTCAGGTTTTGAGAGGTCTATTATGGGAATTCCAGTATAAAATGTGGTGGTGGGTATGCAGTTTCTAATAAAAGAGTACTGTTCAATTGCTGGTTTGGATAGGACTACCattgttggtgttggtgttggtgttggtgttgtcTACTATTTGTTGTGTGATGTGAAGAGAGATTTGTTTGGAAAGATAAGGAGCTTAAATAGAGATATGTACTTGGACTTGGGAGAGTTGATAATATGAGACTTGATGGTGGGTGTGAAGTGTAGTTAAGGTGAACAAATTTGATTCTACTTTCTAGCTCGTGGGCATGGTTTGAACTTTGGGGTCGGATGCTTTGCCTATTTATACTAGAGGGGGAGAGAGAAAGCACGTTGAGtgtccttctttttctttttcttcttttatttttttttattttttccctatagtgtccatttaaaaaaaaatatatatatgaatagttGAGAATAGTTTATTTGCTGCTCTTTTACTTTGTggataaatttcaaaaattattgcCGAGATTCGGCCTAATGTCAGGCGGTACCACTCCTTTttaacaaacacacacaagcccCTAGGAAAAAACTAAGACCGACCTtgtagccaacctctcttcccactcttttaagTGTGCGCTTCCGTGTCTGCGTTTGTGCGTTTTACTAAAAGAATACGAGTCCTATGATACTGTTTAAGAATCTACAAAAGTCAGTTAAATACagattttaatataaatttgggTTCTACaatactattcatacatttaaaaactattttactacaatatttttagtaataaattttcagttttcaacaaataagTAGTATCCAAACATGCCCTAACTCTCATGGCTAATGACTCATTGTGAATGCTATCCTTTCACACTACTACCACTACGGcatttatattgaaaaaatcATGCTAATTTTAGGAGAAGCgcctaccatttttttttttttttttaattttacacaaCCACTTTTCAAAGTATCccacatcaaattatttattctacgctatattttattaaaatatcaaattttcttgattttttttaattgtttctttttcttcacacacATTATCCACTATTTTCTTTCATCTGTCAGATAcgtaaagaaataataaacaactaaatgcaaaataaatagtgaTAGTATGTACACGGTTACTACAgtaaacttgtaaatttacacaattatacacGAACTGATGTGagttatttttaaacaaaacaaagtaaattttacacatttttctattatatatggagtgatgtgaatgctctaatattTTCCTTGAGAAGACTATCCTTTCACACTAAACCAACATTACGACCACCCTAACATTTGCCACAGTTTATTAAAGTGATTCATAATAAGTATGAACAATTATTTGTGCATTAGTacatggacttttttttttctttctatgctTACATTCAACCACTTTTGAATTGTCACAATTAACAGTTGTAATGCAAAAATAATGTCCCTATACTC
This genomic stretch from Quercus robur chromosome 4, dhQueRobu3.1, whole genome shotgun sequence harbors:
- the LOC126720862 gene encoding gibberellin 2-beta-dioxygenase 1-like, whose translation is MVVLSKPAIEQYSFIRNCIPTTTFYTGIPIIDLSKPDSKNLIVKACEDFGFFKVINHGVPLEFITNLESEAIKFFSLPLSEKEKAGPPTPMGYGNKSIGPNGDIGWVEYLLLTTNPDSCSHKFLSVLGENPEVFRSALNDYILAVKEMTCEVLELMADGLKIPTSNVFSKLLKDEKSDSVFRLNHYPPCPDFQALEDSNMVGFGEHTDPQIISVLRSNNASGLQISLRNGNWISVPPDQDSFFFLVGDSLQVMTNGRFQSVRHRVLTNSLKSRVSMIYFGGPPLSEKITPLPALMKGETSLYKEFTWLEYKTSAYNTKLADNRLGHFERIVAS